CCTCGCCGCCCCCCGACAGCCGCTCTGGCCTCTCTCATGCCCCCGCTGGAAGGGACGGGGCCGTGGTGGCGCTGGCGGAGGGAGGGTGCCGCGGGCGCTTGAGCACCCCGAGCCCGGGCGGCCCCATCCCGGTCAGTGGCTGCAGTCCTCCGACTCGAAGAAGGGCGAGGAAGAGCAGCACGACGGCTCGGACGAGTCGGGCGCCAGGGGGGCGCGGCCGCGGGGCTCGCGGGGCCCAGGGCCGTCGGGGGCGGCGCGCAGCAGTTCCTGCAGGTGCCTGATGTAGCGGATGGCGGCGCGCAGGGTCTCCACCTTGCTGAGCCGCTTCTCGGCCAGGGCGCCAGGCAGGTGGCCGCGGAGGCGCGCGTAGCCCTCGTTGACGCAGCGGACGCGCTGGCGCTCGCGCTCGTTGCGCTTCTGGAGGAAGGCGGGCTCGAAGGGGTAGTGGCAGGCGCCCAGGGCGCCCGGGAAGGGCGCGCCGGGGAACGCGGCCGCGTAGGCGTCGCAGTAGGGCGGCCGGGCGGCGCCCGGGTACAGCAGGAAGGACACGGCGCCCAGAGGCTCGGCGCGGGCCGGGGTCGCCGGTCGGGGAGGGGGCCCGATGCCCAGCGGCAGGCAGCCGGGGGGCGCCGCGGGCCGGCGGGCCGCCAGCGCCCGGCAGAAGTCGTCGTTCATGGTGCCGCGCGGGGCCGGACCCGGAGCGT
The genomic region above belongs to Phocoena sinus isolate mPhoSin1 chromosome 1, mPhoSin1.pri, whole genome shotgun sequence and contains:
- the ASCL5 gene encoding achaete-scute homolog 5, with the protein product MNDDFCRALAARRPAAPPGCLPLGIGPPPRPATPARAEPLGAVSFLLYPGAARPPYCDAYAAAFPGAPFPGALGACHYPFEPAFLQKRNERERQRVRCVNEGYARLRGHLPGALAEKRLSKVETLRAAIRYIRHLQELLRAAPDGPGPREPRGRAPLAPDSSEPSCCSSSPFFESEDCSH